One region of Solanum pennellii chromosome 6, SPENNV200 genomic DNA includes:
- the LOC107022153 gene encoding uncharacterized protein LOC107022153, which yields MEVEVVTEDDLRVPIEARIVVLTLAVVLMNFDADFRYDYGETVNALKGMRAHSNASMKLDQDLKNQPDPPAKPSIKEPPVWELKQLPSHLRLVFLGTNNTILVILAADLNEGQAQKEDEHMDLEGPFPYAIYGSNIGQISIAPEDQEKTTFTCTYNTSAFKRMPFGLCNAPATFQRAVQRREEANLVLNWDECHYIVKEGIVLGHKVCYRHFIKDFSEVAHPVCQLLEKEVKCVFDDAYLKAFKILKEKLISTPIIIGPNWAEPFEVMHNASGTTLGVVFCQKRNKMFHPIYFASKSLSGAQRNYMVTEQELLAVVYAFKKFRAYLLGTKVIVYKNHAALRYLMSKKDVKPRLIRWVLLVQEFDIEVKDRRCCENQDEPYLYRVCVDNIIRECVPQAEMLSILQAFHSSSVGGHHGGARITHKIFQCGYYWPTIHQDASMLVQCCDVCQRQGAITRHHELPMTPILEVEIFDVWEIDFMVPFVSSYGHKYIVVAADYVSKWVEAIALLEDDGKSVATFLKKNIFVRFGTPRAIPNDGGSHFCNKAFSALLTKYGVKRHKVATPYHPQTSGQVKVSNREIKTILAKSVNACKIPKMT from the exons ATGGAAGTGGAAGTTGTTACTGAAGATGACTTAAGAGTACCTATAGAAGCGAGGATAGTTGTTCTAACATTAGCTGTTGTGTTGATGAACTTTGATGCGGATTTCAGATATGATTATGGAGAAACTGTAAATGCTTTAAAGGGTATGAGAGCTCATTCTAATGCTTCCATGAAATTAGACCAGGATTTAAAAAACCAACCAGATCCTCCTGCTAAGCCCTCCATCAAGGAACCACCAGTTTGGGAGCTGAAACAGTTGCCCAGTCACCTCAGGTTAGTATTTTTGGGTACTAACAACACTATACTTGTGATATTGGCTGCAGATTTAAATGAAGGACAAGCACAGAAG GAAGATGAACATATGGACCTTGAGGGACCATTTCCCTATGCCATTTATGGATCAAATATTGGACAG ATATCCATTGCTCCTGAAGATCAGGAAAAGACTACATTTACATGTACCTACAACACCTCTGCATTTAAACGCATGCCATTTGGATTATGTAATGCACCAGCTACATTTCAAAG GGCAGTGCAGAGACGTGAGGAAGCCAACTTGGTGCTGAACTGGGATGAATGCCACTACATTGTTAAAGAGGGCATAGTTCTTGGACATAAAGT ATGCTATAGGCATTTCATCAAGGACTTCTCCGAAGTTGCACACCCCGTGTGTCAGCTTTTGGAGAAGGAGGTGAAATGTGTCTTTGATGACGCCTACCTAAAAGCCTTCAAAATCCTAAAAGAGAAACTGATCTCAACACCTATAATCATTGGTCCAAACTGGGCAGAACCATTTGAAGTGATGCATAATGCCAGTGGAACTACATTAGGTGTTGTATTCTGTCAGAAGCGCAACAAGATGTTCCATCCGATTTACTTTGCTAGTAAGTCCTTGAGTGGAGCACAACGAAATTACATGGTCACTGAACAGGAATTGTTGGCTGTAGTGTATGCATTTAAGAAATTCAGAGCTTATTTGCTAGGCACCAAAGTAATAGTTTACAAAAATCATGCTGCTCTGAGGTATCTCATGTCTAAGAAGGATGTCAAACCAAGGTTAATCAGATGGGTGTTACTAGTTCAAGAATTTGATATTGAAGTAAAAGATAGAAGATGTTGTGAAAATCAG GATGAGCCTTATTTATACAGAGTATGTGTTGATAACATCATCAGGGAATGTGTTCCACAAGCTGAAATGTTATCTATTCTGCAAGCTTTTCATTCCTCTTCTGTAGGTGGGCACCATGGTGGAGCTCGAATAACTCACAAGATATTTCAATGTGGGTATTATTGGCCAACTATTCACCAGGATGCATCTATGTTGGTACAATGTTGTGATGTATGCCAAAGGCAAGGAGCCATAACAAGGCATCATGAGTTACCTATGACACCCATTTTGGAGGTAGAGATTTTTGATGTGTGGGAAATTGATTTCATGGTCCCCTTTGTAAGTTCATATGGACATAAGTATATTGTGGTAGCAGCGGACTATGTATCCAAATGGGTAGAAGCTATAGCATTACTTGAGGATGATGGCAAGAGTGTTGCAACATTCCTAAAGAAGAACATTTTTGTAAGATTTGGGACACCTAGAGCTATTCCTAACGATGGTGGATCTCATTTTTGCAACAAAGCATTCAGCGCACTTTTAACCAAGTATGGGGTGAAACGACATAAGGTAGCTACACCATATCACCCACAAACCAGTGGCCAAGTGAAAGTGTCTAACAGAGAAATCAAGACAATTTTGGCTAAATCAGTAAATGCTTGTAAgatcccaaaaatgacttag